From the genome of Suricata suricatta isolate VVHF042 chromosome 3, meerkat_22Aug2017_6uvM2_HiC, whole genome shotgun sequence, one region includes:
- the CCL20 gene encoding C-C motif chemokine 20 isoform X2 produces the protein MMCNYKNFLLTALMSTLLLVLCSKSEASSFDCCLRYTEHVLHPKFIVGFTQQLSNEACDIDAVVFYTRKRLAVCADPKKIWVKQAVHILSQRIKKM, from the exons ATGATGTGCAATTACAAGAATTTTCTCCTGACTGCTCTGATGTCAACGCTGCTCCTCGTCCTGTGCAGCAAGTCAGAAG CAAGCAGCTTTGACTGCTGTCTTCGGTATACAGAACACGTCCTTCATCCTAAGTTTATCGTGGGCTTCACACAGCAGCTGTCCAATGAAGCTTGTGACATCGATGCAGTCGT cttttacaCAAGGAAGAGATTGGCCGTGTGTGCAGATCCAAAGAAGATCTGGGTGAAACAGGCTGTGCATATCCTCAG tcaaagaatcaaaaagatgtaa
- the CCL20 gene encoding C-C motif chemokine 20 isoform X1, which translates to MMCNYKNFLLTALMSTLLLVLCSKSEAASSFDCCLRYTEHVLHPKFIVGFTQQLSNEACDIDAVVFYTRKRLAVCADPKKIWVKQAVHILSQRIKKM; encoded by the exons ATGATGTGCAATTACAAGAATTTTCTCCTGACTGCTCTGATGTCAACGCTGCTCCTCGTCCTGTGCAGCAAGTCAGAAG cAGCAAGCAGCTTTGACTGCTGTCTTCGGTATACAGAACACGTCCTTCATCCTAAGTTTATCGTGGGCTTCACACAGCAGCTGTCCAATGAAGCTTGTGACATCGATGCAGTCGT cttttacaCAAGGAAGAGATTGGCCGTGTGTGCAGATCCAAAGAAGATCTGGGTGAAACAGGCTGTGCATATCCTCAG tcaaagaatcaaaaagatgtaa